From Cellulosimicrobium sp. ES-005, one genomic window encodes:
- the recD gene encoding exodeoxyribonuclease V subunit alpha — protein MTTAPLGATVPAAPPAPPVDEGDPRLAVGVRAWLAAFNAARVVSAADLRVALRLGHLTGEQDDQVLLAVALAVRAVRSGSVCVRLDDLGSLELPEDEEAARTDATDLPWPDRTAWASAVARSPLVAAGVDGPADRPARWVGGALYLDRYWRDELAVRHDVDGRLAADDLPVDGDRLDAALARLFPAADDTRQRLAAAHAATRRLTVLTGGPGTGKTTTVARLLAVLHDAALPTSSSAGTTSGAALRVALAAPTGKAAARLQEAVREVVAGFPDAADRERVGAPVATTLHRLLGFRPGSSTRFRHDAHHHLPHDVVVVDETSMVALPLMARLLEALRPDARLVLVGDPDQLASVEAGAVLGDLVHRAPVAPPATAGVVVATADVALAGSPPPAVGEVDDRAVLGNGVVRLRTVHRQDRDSEILPLAAAIRAGDAEATLALLRAGHGTVQFLETPDDVPDEAVLATVRADAVAAGTLLVEAARAGDARAALDALARHRVMVAHRRGPAGRGRWAAQVEAWVEEATGHHATDSPWVAGRPLLVTTNDAEVGLYNGDTGVLVAEPGGVGVVAVFGDPRAPLRVRTHRLPPVETVHAMTVHRAQGSQFERVTLVLPPATSPLLTRELLYTAVTRAQSFVRVVGSEDAVRTAVTSPVHRASGLRTPLPGGQSSARSA, from the coding sequence ATGACCACGGCCCCTCTCGGCGCGACGGTGCCCGCCGCGCCCCCGGCCCCTCCGGTGGACGAGGGCGACCCGCGCCTCGCCGTCGGGGTGCGCGCGTGGCTCGCCGCGTTCAACGCCGCGCGCGTGGTCTCCGCGGCCGACCTGCGCGTCGCGCTGCGGCTCGGCCACCTCACGGGCGAGCAGGACGACCAGGTGCTGCTCGCGGTCGCGCTCGCCGTGCGCGCGGTGCGCAGCGGGTCGGTGTGCGTGCGCCTCGACGACCTGGGGTCGCTGGAGCTGCCCGAGGACGAGGAGGCGGCGCGCACCGACGCCACGGACCTGCCCTGGCCGGACCGGACCGCGTGGGCGTCAGCGGTCGCGCGCAGCCCCCTCGTCGCGGCGGGCGTCGACGGGCCGGCGGACCGTCCCGCGCGCTGGGTGGGCGGCGCCCTGTACCTCGACCGGTACTGGCGCGACGAGCTCGCGGTGCGGCACGACGTCGACGGTCGGCTCGCCGCGGACGACCTGCCCGTGGACGGCGACCGCCTCGACGCCGCCCTCGCCCGCCTCTTTCCCGCGGCGGACGACACCCGGCAGCGCCTCGCCGCCGCGCACGCCGCGACGCGCCGGCTCACGGTGCTCACGGGCGGTCCGGGGACGGGCAAGACGACGACGGTCGCGCGCCTGCTCGCCGTCCTGCACGACGCCGCGCTCCCGACCTCGTCGTCCGCCGGCACCACGTCCGGCGCCGCGCTGCGCGTGGCGCTCGCCGCGCCCACGGGCAAGGCGGCCGCGCGCCTGCAGGAGGCGGTGCGCGAGGTCGTCGCCGGGTTCCCGGACGCCGCCGACCGCGAGCGCGTCGGCGCCCCCGTCGCGACGACGCTGCACCGCCTGCTCGGCTTCCGGCCGGGCAGCAGCACCCGGTTCCGGCACGACGCGCACCACCATCTGCCGCACGACGTGGTGGTCGTCGACGAGACCTCGATGGTCGCCCTGCCGCTCATGGCGCGGCTGCTCGAGGCGCTGCGGCCCGACGCGCGGCTCGTGCTCGTCGGCGACCCCGACCAGCTCGCGTCCGTCGAGGCCGGGGCCGTGCTCGGGGACCTCGTGCACCGGGCGCCGGTCGCCCCGCCCGCGACGGCGGGCGTCGTGGTCGCGACGGCCGACGTCGCGCTCGCCGGCTCCCCGCCGCCCGCCGTCGGCGAGGTGGACGACCGCGCGGTCCTGGGCAACGGCGTCGTGCGGCTGCGCACCGTCCACCGCCAGGACCGCGACTCCGAGATCCTGCCGCTCGCGGCGGCGATCCGGGCCGGGGACGCGGAGGCGACGCTCGCGCTCCTGCGCGCGGGCCACGGGACCGTCCAGTTCCTCGAGACCCCCGACGACGTGCCCGACGAGGCCGTGCTGGCCACCGTCCGCGCGGACGCCGTGGCCGCGGGCACGCTGCTCGTCGAGGCGGCTCGGGCGGGTGACGCGCGGGCCGCGCTCGACGCCCTCGCCCGGCACCGCGTCATGGTCGCGCACCGGCGCGGCCCCGCCGGTCGGGGCCGGTGGGCGGCGCAGGTCGAGGCCTGGGTCGAGGAGGCCACGGGCCACCACGCGACCGACTCCCCGTGGGTCGCGGGCCGACCGCTGCTGGTCACGACGAACGACGCCGAGGTGGGTCTCTACAACGGCGACACCGGCGTGCTCGTCGCCGAGCCCGGGGGCGTCGGCGTCGTCGCCGTGTTCGGCGACCCGCGTGCGCCGCTGCGCGTGCGGACGCACCGCCTCCCGCCGGTGGAGACCGTGCACGCCATGACGGTCCACCGCGCGCAGGGCAGCCAGTTCGAGCGCGTGACGCTCGTGCTGCCGCCCGCGACGTCGCCGCTGCTCACGCGCGAGCTGCTCTACACGGCGGTGACGCGCGCGCAGTCGTTCGTGCGCGTCGTCGGCTCCGAGGACGCGGTCCGCACGGCGGTCACGAGCCCGGTCCACCGGGCGAGCGGGCTGCGGACGCCGCTTCCGGGCGGTCAGTCCTCCGCGCGCTCCGCCTGA
- a CDS encoding UvrD-helicase domain-containing protein produces MNGATSRTATDGAPAHGGTAGTSSAPRRFDPFGALPSGTVVLEASAGTGKTHTIATLTTRYVAEGVAALPEIMLVTFGRAATSELRDRVRERLVATERALRGPAPASSRDDLVAFLAAVDDDELDRRRERLRVALSQLDAATITTTHGFCQQMLTALGTAADVDLATSFLPDVADLVEEVTDDLYVRRFADEPEPILSPRDVRDVARAAVSDHGAVVAPADAAEGSVAAARYEVAVAARREVEARKRAMHLLDYDDLLVLLRRALTDPEHGATAARRVRSRFRVVMVDEFQDTDPEQWEILRTAFHGHPEECRTLVLIGDPKQAIYAFRGADVVTYLRAVEDATDTATLSTSWRSDGPLLAGLHALLGESALGDPRIVVRPVDAAHPEPRFSGGAPVRLRQVTRRAYRLGGSSAPSAPDARSLLARDVAADVAGRLGTADGGGDRVRDDALGAAGDDGVGTGTGRWRPLEPRDVAVLTRTNAQAEAVRSALVALGVPAVVSGPSSVFGSAAAQDWLTLLAALEQPGLHRRATALALTPFVGWDAQRLATAGDADHDELGDTVRTWARLLADRGVAAVAEVAARGGTTARVMARVDGKRYLTDLRHVTQALHEAAVTDGLGTAALTAWLRARIAEVGTVFTDERTRRLETDAAAVQVVTVHAAKGLEFGVVYVPFGWERFESDDQELFAFHDDHGQRVLHLGGVGSPGFVDAKARWRDEELGEDLRLLYVALTRARHQVVVHWTPTKRSTGSGPLTRLLLADRMLGGEPGRHARPDAMRDDAVRSAFEAVAARSGGTVVVEQVDARPKGERWSPGARAGSDLALAAATHLPDREWRRASYSALTAAAHHGPVGGIESEPEDPGVQDEPEETPDDDGTGAVPAEVPGGAPTTRPGADVPSPYEGQPGGTAFGTLVHEILEYVDTAADDLDAEVRARCAQAATVRVPGVEPVSLAAALGLSLRTPLGPIAGGLTLADVDPRDRLPELEFELPLAGGDETEGVTPSTLRDLADVLRAHLPADDAFARYPDLLAALADEAADGSGATGAAGGGVPLRGYLTGSIDAVLRVPVARPDGRPDPAGRRRYLVVDYKTNRVGPPGVPLAVGDYHPDATRDAMLASHYPLQLVLYLVALHRYLRWRVRDYDPDRDLAGGAYLFVRGMAGPDTPTGPDGAPYGVVAWTPPPGLVVALSALLDGGRA; encoded by the coding sequence GTGAACGGCGCGACGTCCCGGACCGCGACCGACGGCGCCCCCGCGCACGGGGGCACGGCGGGGACGAGCAGCGCACCCCGGCGCTTCGACCCGTTCGGCGCGCTGCCGAGCGGGACGGTCGTGCTCGAGGCGAGCGCCGGCACGGGCAAGACCCACACGATCGCGACCCTCACGACGCGCTACGTCGCCGAGGGCGTGGCCGCCCTGCCGGAGATCATGCTCGTGACCTTCGGCCGCGCCGCGACGTCGGAGCTGCGCGACCGCGTCCGCGAGCGCCTCGTCGCGACCGAGCGCGCGCTGCGCGGGCCCGCGCCGGCGTCCAGCCGGGACGACCTCGTCGCGTTCCTCGCCGCGGTCGACGACGACGAGCTCGACCGCCGCCGCGAGCGCCTGCGCGTCGCGCTGTCCCAGCTCGACGCCGCGACCATCACCACGACGCACGGCTTCTGCCAGCAGATGCTCACCGCGCTGGGGACGGCGGCCGACGTCGACCTCGCGACGAGCTTCCTGCCGGACGTCGCGGACCTCGTCGAGGAGGTCACCGACGACCTGTACGTGCGGCGATTCGCCGACGAGCCGGAGCCGATCCTCTCGCCGCGCGACGTGCGCGACGTCGCCCGGGCGGCGGTGAGCGACCACGGGGCGGTGGTCGCGCCGGCGGACGCGGCCGAGGGGTCGGTGGCGGCGGCGCGGTACGAGGTCGCGGTCGCGGCCCGTCGCGAGGTGGAGGCGCGCAAGCGCGCGATGCACCTGCTCGACTACGACGACCTGCTCGTGCTGCTGCGCCGCGCGCTGACCGACCCCGAGCACGGCGCGACCGCGGCGCGACGGGTCCGGTCGCGGTTCCGCGTCGTCATGGTGGACGAGTTCCAGGACACCGACCCCGAGCAGTGGGAGATCCTGCGGACGGCGTTCCACGGGCACCCCGAGGAGTGCCGCACGCTGGTGCTCATCGGCGACCCCAAGCAGGCGATCTACGCGTTCCGCGGCGCGGACGTCGTGACGTACCTGCGCGCGGTCGAGGACGCGACGGACACCGCGACGCTCAGCACGAGCTGGCGCAGCGACGGACCGCTCCTCGCGGGCCTGCACGCGCTGCTGGGCGAGTCGGCGCTCGGCGACCCGCGCATCGTCGTGCGCCCGGTCGACGCGGCACACCCCGAGCCGCGCTTCTCCGGCGGCGCGCCGGTGCGGCTGCGGCAGGTCACGCGGCGTGCCTACCGCCTCGGCGGGTCGTCGGCGCCGTCGGCCCCGGACGCCCGCAGCCTGCTGGCCCGGGACGTCGCGGCGGACGTCGCGGGGCGGCTGGGGACCGCCGACGGCGGCGGCGACCGCGTGCGCGACGACGCCCTCGGCGCGGCGGGCGACGACGGCGTGGGCACCGGCACGGGGCGGTGGCGGCCGCTGGAGCCGCGCGACGTCGCGGTGCTCACCCGGACGAACGCGCAGGCCGAGGCGGTGCGCTCCGCGCTCGTCGCGCTCGGCGTGCCCGCGGTCGTGTCGGGGCCGTCGAGCGTGTTCGGCTCGGCGGCGGCCCAGGACTGGCTCACCCTGCTCGCCGCGCTGGAGCAGCCCGGTCTGCACCGCCGCGCGACGGCGCTCGCCCTCACCCCCTTCGTCGGCTGGGACGCGCAGCGGCTCGCGACCGCCGGCGACGCCGACCACGACGAGCTCGGGGACACCGTCCGGACCTGGGCGCGTCTGCTCGCGGACCGCGGCGTGGCCGCGGTCGCGGAGGTCGCGGCCCGGGGAGGTACGACCGCGCGGGTCATGGCCCGGGTCGACGGCAAGCGCTACCTCACCGACCTGCGCCACGTCACGCAGGCGCTCCACGAGGCCGCCGTCACCGACGGGCTGGGCACGGCCGCCCTCACGGCGTGGCTGCGCGCCCGGATCGCCGAGGTCGGCACCGTCTTCACCGACGAGCGCACCCGGCGCCTCGAGACCGACGCCGCCGCCGTGCAGGTCGTCACCGTCCACGCCGCGAAGGGCCTGGAGTTCGGCGTCGTGTACGTCCCGTTCGGCTGGGAGCGGTTCGAGTCGGACGACCAGGAGCTGTTCGCGTTCCACGACGACCACGGGCAGCGCGTCCTGCACCTGGGCGGTGTCGGCTCCCCCGGGTTCGTGGACGCCAAGGCGCGCTGGCGCGACGAGGAGCTGGGCGAGGACCTGCGGCTGCTGTACGTCGCCCTCACGCGCGCCCGGCACCAGGTCGTCGTGCACTGGACGCCGACCAAGCGCAGCACCGGGTCCGGCCCGCTCACGCGCCTGCTGCTCGCGGACCGGATGCTCGGCGGCGAGCCGGGCCGCCACGCCCGCCCCGACGCGATGCGCGACGACGCCGTCCGGTCCGCGTTCGAGGCGGTCGCCGCGCGCTCGGGCGGGACGGTCGTCGTCGAGCAGGTCGATGCCCGGCCGAAGGGCGAGCGCTGGTCGCCCGGAGCCCGCGCCGGGTCCGACCTCGCCCTCGCCGCCGCGACGCACCTGCCCGACCGCGAGTGGCGGCGCGCGTCGTACTCGGCGCTCACCGCGGCGGCGCACCACGGTCCGGTCGGCGGGATCGAGAGCGAGCCCGAGGACCCGGGTGTCCAGGACGAGCCGGAGGAGACGCCGGACGACGACGGGACGGGCGCTGTGCCGGCCGAGGTGCCGGGCGGAGCGCCCACGACCCGTCCGGGCGCCGACGTCCCCTCGCCCTACGAGGGGCAGCCGGGGGGCACGGCGTTCGGCACGCTGGTGCACGAGATCCTCGAGTACGTCGACACCGCGGCGGACGACCTCGATGCCGAGGTCCGCGCCCGGTGCGCGCAGGCGGCGACGGTCCGCGTGCCCGGGGTGGAGCCCGTGTCGCTCGCGGCGGCGCTGGGCCTGTCGCTGCGCACCCCGCTCGGACCGATCGCGGGCGGGCTCACGCTCGCCGACGTCGACCCGCGCGACCGCCTGCCCGAGCTCGAGTTCGAGCTCCCGCTCGCGGGCGGGGACGAGACCGAGGGCGTCACGCCCTCGACGCTGCGCGACCTCGCCGACGTCCTGCGCGCCCACCTGCCCGCCGACGACGCGTTCGCCCGCTACCCCGACCTGCTCGCCGCGCTGGCCGACGAGGCGGCGGACGGCTCCGGGGCGACCGGAGCGGCGGGCGGCGGCGTCCCGCTGCGGGGGTACCTCACAGGTTCGATCGACGCGGTGCTGCGGGTTCCCGTCGCGAGGCCGGACGGTCGTCCCGACCCCGCGGGCCGCCGGCGCTACCTCGTCGTCGACTACAAGACGAACCGGGTCGGTCCGCCCGGGGTGCCGCTCGCCGTCGGCGACTACCACCCGGACGCGACGCGCGACGCGATGCTCGCCTCGCACTACCCCCTCCAGCTCGTGCTCTACCTCGTCGCGCTGCACCGCTACCTGCGCTGGCGCGTGCGCGACTACGACCCCGACCGCGACCTCGCGGGCGGCGCGTACCTGTTCGTGCGCGGCATGGCCGGCCCCGACACCCCGACCGGTCCCGACGGCGCGCCGTACGGCGTCGTCGCCTGGACGCCCCCGCCGGGGCTCGTCGTCGCCCTGTCCGCCCTGCTCGACGGAGGTCGCGCATGA
- the recC gene encoding exodeoxyribonuclease V subunit gamma has translation MHRSERAEALVAPLAAVLAEAPEDPFTPDVVAVPTRGVERWLAQRLSHHLGAGETSGICANVDFRGPRRLVEQVVADLTDLAPDDDPWRPERLAWSVLEVLDAHLAEPWAAPLARYVGDPGDEVRRGRRLTLARRLADLLVDYARQRPEVVLAWSAASPVAESGDTPDDLAWQPELWRRLVDRVPATDPARRVEDAVAALRADPAAVDLPPRLSVFGPTRLPEDELRVLHALAEHRDVHLWLVHPSPALWEKVAAYDGAPATSDDLTEDTAPDHAGTRRRADLPTLARHPFLASTGRDAVELQLRLSAGESVETHHAAAPTPPTLLGALQSALRADEPAGAHLLDPADRSVQVLACHGRARQVEVLRETLVGLFSADPTLQARDVIVLCPDVETFAPLVTATFGAVPELGEDAHPGQRLRVSLADRGAGTTNPVLALLATLLRLADGRVTASEVLDLAASAPVRRRFRFSDDDVDRLRQWAVEAGVHWGEDGARRARFGIDGHVRQGTWDAALDRLLLGAAMADEDARFVGPALPLDDVGSTDVDLAGRLAELVARLTETLRALDGVHPLAHWLDALDRALTLLAEAPPTEGWQIGSARRVLGDVRAAGAAHGGVALRLADVRALLDDRLAGRPTRAGFRTGALTVCSLEPMRSVPHRVVCLLGLDDGVFPRTAAPAGDDLLARHPEIGERDARSEDRQIFLDAVAAAGDHLVVVHTGADERTGAARPPAVPVAELLDALDRVARTPDGRPAREHVVVQHPLQTVDERNFIPGALGVPGPFSHDGAAFDGARQARETRQPVGALVGAPLSLPAVAESGPQAGEVPDAGADARADVELDDLVRLLENAPRWFAQHTLDVGLVLAEDDVEDRLPLALTGLAGWGVGDRVLRAALAGVDPNRAMQAEWRRGQVPPRELGRSALQEVVRAVGPLRVAAVEAAREADLAAGRPVSQDVLSSAETVDVRAVLPDGRTLVGSVPGVHGARVVRTEYSRLGPKHRLRAWVQALALTASDPGRPWDAVAIGRSSRGPGVAWSTLTPPDRETASRVLADLVALRDEAAREPLPLLPDVSLRYTEERRTSDARDALMRAGWAWNKGFERKDPYVVLAWGQDPALPDVAGLATTADLGRFPDDPTRLGALARRMWEPLLENELRGAR, from the coding sequence GTGCACCGCTCCGAGCGTGCCGAGGCGCTCGTGGCGCCGCTCGCCGCCGTGCTCGCCGAGGCGCCGGAGGACCCGTTCACGCCGGACGTCGTGGCCGTCCCGACGCGCGGGGTCGAGCGGTGGCTCGCGCAGCGGCTCTCGCACCACCTGGGCGCGGGCGAGACGTCGGGGATCTGCGCGAACGTGGACTTCCGCGGCCCGCGCCGGCTCGTGGAGCAGGTCGTCGCGGACCTCACCGACCTCGCCCCCGACGACGACCCGTGGCGCCCCGAGCGGCTCGCCTGGTCGGTGCTCGAGGTGCTCGACGCGCACCTCGCCGAGCCGTGGGCGGCACCGCTCGCGCGGTACGTCGGCGACCCGGGCGACGAGGTTCGGCGGGGCCGGCGCCTGACGCTCGCGCGCCGGCTCGCGGACCTGCTCGTCGACTACGCGCGGCAGCGGCCCGAGGTCGTGCTCGCGTGGTCGGCGGCGTCCCCGGTCGCGGAGTCCGGCGACACCCCGGACGACCTCGCCTGGCAGCCCGAGCTCTGGCGCCGCCTGGTCGACCGCGTCCCGGCCACGGACCCCGCACGTCGTGTCGAGGACGCGGTCGCCGCGCTCCGCGCCGACCCCGCGGCCGTCGACCTCCCGCCGCGGCTGTCCGTGTTCGGCCCGACGCGGCTCCCGGAGGACGAGCTGCGCGTGCTGCACGCGCTCGCCGAGCACCGCGACGTCCACCTGTGGCTCGTGCACCCGTCGCCCGCGCTGTGGGAGAAGGTCGCGGCTTACGACGGCGCCCCCGCCACGAGCGACGACCTCACCGAGGACACCGCCCCGGACCACGCAGGCACGCGACGTCGCGCAGACCTGCCCACGCTCGCCCGGCACCCGTTCCTCGCGTCGACCGGCCGTGACGCGGTCGAGCTGCAGCTCCGGCTCTCAGCCGGTGAGTCGGTCGAGACGCACCACGCGGCCGCGCCGACCCCCCCGACGCTGCTCGGCGCGCTGCAGTCCGCGCTGCGGGCGGACGAGCCCGCCGGCGCGCACCTGCTCGATCCGGCGGACCGGTCCGTGCAGGTGCTCGCGTGCCACGGCCGCGCGCGCCAGGTCGAGGTCCTGCGCGAGACGCTGGTCGGCCTGTTCTCCGCCGACCCGACGCTCCAGGCGCGCGACGTGATCGTGCTGTGCCCCGACGTCGAGACGTTCGCGCCCCTCGTCACGGCGACGTTCGGCGCGGTCCCCGAGCTCGGCGAGGACGCGCACCCCGGTCAGCGCCTGCGGGTCAGCCTCGCCGACCGCGGCGCCGGGACGACCAACCCCGTGCTCGCGCTGCTCGCCACCCTGCTGCGCCTCGCAGACGGCCGCGTCACGGCGTCGGAGGTGCTCGACCTCGCGGCGAGCGCGCCGGTCCGGCGCCGGTTCCGGTTCTCCGACGACGACGTGGACCGCCTGCGCCAGTGGGCCGTCGAGGCGGGCGTGCACTGGGGCGAGGACGGCGCGCGCCGGGCCCGGTTCGGGATCGACGGGCACGTGCGGCAGGGCACGTGGGACGCGGCGCTCGACCGGCTCCTGCTCGGCGCGGCGATGGCGGACGAGGACGCGCGGTTCGTCGGGCCGGCGCTGCCGCTGGACGACGTCGGCTCGACCGACGTGGACCTCGCGGGCCGCCTCGCAGAGCTCGTCGCACGGCTGACGGAGACGCTGCGCGCGCTCGACGGGGTGCACCCGCTGGCGCACTGGCTCGACGCGCTCGACCGCGCGCTCACGCTGCTCGCCGAGGCGCCGCCCACGGAGGGGTGGCAGATCGGCTCCGCGCGCCGCGTGCTGGGCGACGTGCGCGCGGCGGGCGCCGCGCACGGCGGGGTCGCGCTGCGGCTCGCGGACGTGCGCGCGCTGCTCGACGACCGTCTCGCGGGGCGCCCGACCCGTGCCGGGTTCCGCACGGGCGCGCTGACCGTGTGCTCGCTCGAGCCGATGCGCTCGGTGCCGCACCGGGTCGTGTGCCTCCTGGGCCTCGACGACGGCGTCTTCCCCCGCACCGCCGCTCCCGCGGGCGACGACCTGCTCGCGCGGCACCCGGAGATCGGCGAGCGCGACGCGCGCAGCGAGGACCGGCAGATCTTCCTCGACGCCGTCGCGGCGGCGGGCGACCACCTCGTCGTCGTGCACACGGGCGCCGACGAGCGCACCGGCGCCGCCCGCCCGCCGGCGGTCCCCGTCGCGGAGCTGCTCGACGCGCTCGACCGCGTGGCGCGGACTCCCGACGGGCGCCCGGCGCGCGAGCACGTCGTCGTGCAGCACCCGCTGCAGACCGTGGACGAGCGCAACTTCATCCCGGGCGCTCTGGGCGTGCCGGGTCCGTTCAGCCACGACGGCGCGGCGTTCGACGGCGCCCGCCAGGCGCGCGAGACGCGTCAGCCGGTCGGGGCGCTGGTGGGCGCGCCGCTCTCGCTCCCGGCCGTGGCCGAGAGCGGCCCGCAGGCCGGCGAGGTCCCGGACGCCGGGGCGGACGCCCGCGCCGACGTCGAGCTCGACGACCTGGTCCGCCTGCTGGAGAACGCGCCGCGCTGGTTCGCGCAGCACACGCTCGACGTCGGGCTCGTGCTGGCGGAGGACGACGTCGAGGACCGCCTCCCGCTCGCGCTCACCGGCCTCGCGGGCTGGGGCGTGGGCGACCGCGTGCTCCGCGCCGCGCTCGCCGGCGTCGACCCGAACCGGGCGATGCAGGCCGAGTGGCGCCGGGGCCAGGTCCCGCCGCGCGAGCTGGGCCGCTCGGCGTTGCAGGAGGTGGTCCGCGCCGTCGGCCCGCTGCGCGTCGCCGCCGTGGAGGCCGCGCGCGAGGCCGACCTCGCCGCGGGCCGCCCGGTGAGCCAGGACGTGCTGAGCTCCGCGGAGACGGTCGACGTCCGCGCCGTGCTGCCCGACGGCCGCACCCTCGTCGGGAGCGTGCCGGGCGTGCACGGGGCGCGGGTCGTGCGCACCGAGTACTCGCGGCTCGGTCCCAAGCACCGGCTGCGCGCCTGGGTCCAGGCGCTCGCGCTCACGGCGAGCGACCCGGGCCGCCCGTGGGACGCCGTCGCGATCGGTCGCTCGTCCCGGGGCCCGGGCGTCGCGTGGTCCACCCTCACCCCGCCGGACCGCGAGACGGCGTCCCGGGTCCTCGCGGACCTCGTGGCGCTGCGCGACGAGGCGGCGCGCGAGCCGTTGCCGCTGCTGCCCGACGTGTCGCTGCGCTACACGGAGGAGCGGCGCACGAGCGACGCGCGCGACGCCCTGATGCGCGCGGGCTGGGCGTGGAACAAGGGCTTCGAGCGCAAGGACCCGTACGTCGTCCTCGCGTGGGGCCAGGACCCGGCCCTCCCCGACGTCGCGGGGCTCGCCACCACGGCCGACCTGGGCCGCTTCCCCGACGACCCGACCCGCCTCGGTGCGCTCGCGCGCCGCATGTGGGAGCCCCTGCTGGAGAACGAGCTGCGAGGTGCCCGGTGA
- a CDS encoding class I SAM-dependent methyltransferase yields MPDAIFDDPRLAALYDPLDPDRSDLDAYVAIVDELGARRVLDVGCGTGTFACLLAGRGIEVVGVDPAGASLDVARTKPGADRVRWLHGDATTLPPLRVDLATMTANVAQVFLTDDAWAATLRGVRSALVPDGWLVFETRDPARRAWEGWVREATTVRVDVPDVGPVESWTDLTDVSLPFVSFHDTTVLPDGTELHSDSTLRFRERDEVEASLVACGFEVVDVRDAPDRPGREWVFVARRAEPEVK; encoded by the coding sequence ATGCCCGACGCGATCTTCGACGACCCTCGCCTCGCCGCGCTCTACGACCCGCTCGACCCGGACCGCAGCGACCTCGACGCGTACGTCGCGATCGTCGACGAGCTCGGCGCGCGGCGCGTGCTCGACGTCGGGTGCGGCACCGGGACGTTCGCGTGCCTCCTGGCAGGGCGTGGGATCGAGGTGGTCGGCGTCGACCCGGCGGGCGCGTCGCTCGACGTCGCGCGCACCAAGCCGGGCGCCGACCGCGTGCGCTGGCTGCACGGCGACGCGACGACGCTCCCGCCGCTCCGGGTCGACCTCGCGACGATGACGGCGAACGTCGCGCAGGTGTTCCTCACCGACGACGCGTGGGCCGCGACGCTGCGCGGCGTCCGCTCCGCGCTGGTCCCGGACGGGTGGCTGGTCTTCGAGACGCGCGACCCCGCGCGCCGGGCCTGGGAGGGCTGGGTCCGCGAGGCGACGACCGTACGCGTGGACGTGCCCGACGTCGGGCCGGTCGAGTCGTGGACCGACCTCACCGACGTGTCGCTCCCGTTCGTGTCCTTCCACGACACGACCGTGCTGCCCGACGGCACCGAGCTGCACTCCGACTCGACGCTGCGCTTCCGCGAGCGCGACGAGGTCGAGGCGTCGCTGGTGGCGTGCGGCTTCGAGGTCGTGGACGTCCGCGACGCGCCCGACCGCCCGGGCCGCGAGTGGGTGTTCGTCGCACGGCGCGCTGAGCCGGAGGTCAAGTGA
- a CDS encoding O-succinylhomoserine sulfhydrylase: protein MPASARPATLAVRGGHHRTEFQETSEALFLTQGYTYDRAADAEAAFKGELDRFVYSRYGNPTVHAFEERLRLLEGAEACYATASGMSAVFTSLAALVGSGSRIVAARALFGSSIVIFDEIFAKWGVRTDYVDGHVPSQWEEALSTPADVVFFETPSNPMQDIVDARRVSELAHAAGAVVVLDNVFATPLLQKPLELGADVVVYSATKHIDGQGRVLGGAILGTEEYVNGPVQTFLRNTGPSLSAFNAWVLLKGLETLPVRVAAQNAAAAQVAEALEQLPGIGRVRYPFLASHPQRELARSQQSGGGTVVTFDLAVPEGTDPETAKKRAFTFLDALQVVDISNNLGDAKSLITHPATTTHRKLGPEGRAAVGIAETTVRLSVGLEDPLDVIEDVEQALDA, encoded by the coding sequence CTGCCCGCGAGCGCGCGCCCCGCGACGCTCGCCGTGCGCGGCGGCCACCACCGCACGGAGTTCCAGGAGACCTCCGAGGCGTTGTTCCTCACACAGGGGTACACGTACGACCGCGCCGCCGACGCCGAGGCGGCGTTCAAGGGCGAGCTCGACCGGTTCGTCTACTCGCGCTACGGCAACCCGACGGTGCACGCGTTCGAGGAGCGCCTGCGCCTGCTCGAGGGTGCCGAGGCCTGCTACGCGACGGCGTCCGGCATGTCCGCGGTGTTCACGTCGCTCGCCGCGCTCGTCGGTTCCGGGTCGCGGATCGTCGCGGCACGTGCGCTGTTCGGGTCGAGCATCGTCATCTTCGACGAGATCTTCGCCAAGTGGGGCGTCCGGACGGACTACGTCGACGGGCACGTGCCCTCCCAGTGGGAGGAAGCACTGTCCACGCCCGCGGACGTCGTGTTCTTCGAGACGCCGTCCAACCCCATGCAGGACATCGTCGACGCGCGGCGCGTGAGCGAGCTCGCGCACGCCGCGGGCGCGGTGGTGGTGCTCGACAACGTCTTCGCGACGCCGCTGCTGCAGAAGCCGCTCGAGCTCGGCGCGGACGTCGTCGTGTACTCGGCGACCAAGCACATCGACGGGCAGGGCCGCGTGCTCGGCGGCGCGATCCTCGGGACCGAGGAGTACGTCAACGGGCCCGTGCAGACGTTCCTCCGCAACACGGGGCCGTCGCTCTCGGCCTTCAACGCGTGGGTGCTGCTCAAGGGCCTGGAGACGCTGCCGGTGCGCGTCGCGGCGCAGAACGCGGCGGCCGCGCAGGTCGCCGAGGCGCTCGAGCAGCTCCCCGGGATCGGCCGCGTGCGCTACCCGTTCCTCGCGTCGCACCCGCAGCGCGAGCTCGCGCGGTCGCAGCAGAGCGGCGGCGGCACGGTCGTGACGTTCGACCTCGCCGTCCCCGAGGGCACCGACCCCGAGACGGCGAAGAAGCGCGCGTTCACGTTCCTCGACGCGCTCCAGGTCGTCGACATCTCCAACAACCTCGGCGACGCGAAGTCGCTGATCACGCACCCCGCCACGACGACGCACCGCAAGCTCGGCCCCGAGGGCCGCGCCGCCGTCGGGATCGCGGAGACGACCGTGCGCCTGTCGGTGGGTCTGGAAGACCCGCTCGACGTCATCGAGGACGTGGAGCAGGCGCTCGACGCCTGA